One Nonomuraea angiospora DNA segment encodes these proteins:
- a CDS encoding HpcH/HpaI aldolase/citrate lyase family protein yields MNVTWLYVPGDRPERFDKAVASGADVVIIDLEDAVVPARKDEARANAVAYLRARRGAEGQARVHVRVNDLATARGPADLEAVGELADAVRLPKVESVAVLDAVTGAPAYALLESAAGIVAAREIAAHPKVAGVALGEQDLAAELAITDERAMDHLRLQVVLAAAAAGLPPVPMAVYPNVKDEAGLLASCLAGRGLGMFGRTAIHPRQIPVIRRAFRPSEEETARAAEIVEAAEQAERAGLGAVALPDGRFVDAPIVARARRTVALARRLAEPEG; encoded by the coding sequence GTGAACGTCACCTGGCTGTACGTGCCCGGCGACCGGCCCGAGCGCTTCGACAAGGCCGTGGCCTCCGGCGCGGACGTCGTCATCATCGACCTCGAGGACGCGGTCGTGCCCGCCCGCAAGGACGAGGCCCGCGCCAACGCCGTCGCCTACCTGCGCGCCCGCCGAGGCGCCGAGGGGCAGGCGCGGGTCCACGTGCGGGTCAACGACCTGGCCACCGCGCGCGGGCCGGCCGACCTCGAGGCCGTCGGGGAGCTCGCCGACGCCGTGCGGCTGCCCAAGGTCGAGTCCGTGGCCGTGCTCGACGCGGTCACCGGCGCTCCGGCGTACGCGCTGCTGGAGTCGGCGGCCGGGATCGTCGCGGCCCGCGAGATCGCGGCGCACCCGAAGGTCGCCGGCGTCGCGCTCGGCGAGCAGGACCTGGCCGCCGAGCTGGCCATCACCGACGAGCGGGCCATGGACCACCTGCGGCTCCAGGTGGTGCTGGCCGCGGCGGCGGCCGGCCTGCCGCCGGTGCCCATGGCCGTCTACCCGAACGTCAAGGACGAGGCCGGCCTGCTGGCCTCCTGCCTGGCGGGCCGCGGTCTCGGCATGTTCGGCAGGACCGCGATCCACCCCCGCCAGATCCCCGTGATCAGGCGGGCGTTCCGCCCCTCGGAGGAGGAGACGGCCAGGGCGGCGGAGATCGTCGAGGCGGCCGAGCAGGCCGAGCGGGCGGGCCTGGGCGCGGTCGCGCTGCCCGACGGCCG
- a CDS encoding CaiB/BaiF CoA transferase family protein — MTSLADLRVIDAATLFAGPSAAMMLGDFGADVIKIEHPRRGDPSRGHGASVDGVGLWWKTLARNKRAAAVDLSHPDGQAILRRLAERSDVLIENFRPGTLERWNLAPEDLLELNPRLIVARMTGFGQFGPMAKQPGFGTLAEAMSGFAAMTGQPDGPPTLPPLALADGIAGLAMSYAIMVALRAREQSGRGQVIDLAIIEPILGILGPQMTAYKALGVVPRRTGNRSSSNAPRNTYRTRDGRWLAISTSAQPVAERVVTLVGRPDLVEQPWFASGAGRVQHVDELDEAVASWIAERDADEVIARFEEAQAAIAPIYDVSDIAEDPQYAALETFVERPDEELGSVTLQNVLFRLSDTPGEVRWPGRRLGRDTDEVLAELDYTGEAIAALREQGVIA; from the coding sequence ATGACGAGCCTCGCCGACCTGCGGGTCATCGACGCGGCGACCCTGTTCGCCGGTCCCTCCGCCGCGATGATGCTGGGCGACTTCGGCGCCGACGTGATCAAGATCGAGCACCCCCGGCGCGGCGACCCCTCGCGCGGGCACGGCGCGTCCGTGGACGGCGTGGGGCTGTGGTGGAAGACGCTCGCGCGCAACAAGCGCGCCGCGGCCGTGGACCTGTCGCACCCCGACGGCCAGGCGATCCTGCGCCGCCTGGCCGAGCGGTCCGACGTGCTGATCGAGAACTTCCGCCCCGGCACCCTCGAACGCTGGAACCTCGCCCCGGAAGACCTGCTCGAGCTCAACCCGCGGCTGATCGTGGCGCGGATGACCGGGTTCGGGCAGTTCGGGCCGATGGCCAAGCAGCCGGGGTTCGGGACGCTGGCCGAGGCGATGAGCGGGTTCGCGGCCATGACCGGGCAGCCCGACGGGCCGCCCACGCTGCCGCCGCTGGCCCTCGCCGACGGCATCGCGGGCCTGGCCATGTCGTACGCGATCATGGTGGCCCTGCGCGCCCGGGAGCAGAGCGGGCGGGGGCAGGTCATCGACCTGGCGATCATCGAGCCGATCCTGGGCATCCTCGGGCCGCAGATGACCGCGTACAAGGCGCTGGGCGTCGTGCCGCGCCGCACCGGCAACCGCTCCAGCAGCAACGCGCCGCGCAACACGTACCGGACCCGGGACGGGCGGTGGCTGGCCATCTCCACCAGCGCCCAGCCCGTCGCCGAGCGGGTGGTCACCCTGGTGGGGCGGCCCGACCTGGTGGAGCAGCCGTGGTTCGCCAGCGGCGCCGGGCGCGTCCAGCACGTGGACGAGCTGGACGAGGCCGTCGCGTCGTGGATCGCCGAGCGGGACGCCGACGAGGTCATCGCCCGCTTCGAGGAGGCGCAGGCCGCGATCGCGCCCATCTACGACGTCTCCGACATCGCCGAGGACCCGCAGTACGCGGCGCTGGAGACGTTCGTGGAGAGGCCGGACGAGGAGCTCGGCTCGGTCACCCTGCAGAACGTCCTGTTCCGCCTGTCGGACACGCCCGGCGAGGTCCGCTGGCCGGGACGGCGGCTCGGGCGCGACACCGACGAGGTGCTCGCGGAGCTCGACTACACCGGCGAGGCGATCGCCGCCCTGCGCGAACAGGGCGTGATCGCGTGA
- a CDS encoding GntR family transcriptional regulator, whose amino-acid sequence MSPTEPRPPMSKAEYVYSVLLDEIRTARIPGGTALRAGEVARRLGVSVTPVREALRRLETDRLISYEAHHGATVVDLGDEALAEYYGLRAVVEGLGARLAADRITPEELAGLRELHASMAEDAAHGRHDRLGEQSRRFHLRIVDIGGPAFLGAHARSVRNSFPVPAEASLWLDEAQVKAQLEAHESILAALAAGDAEAAERVMIDHVRRAGDYRQQH is encoded by the coding sequence ATGTCGCCTACTGAGCCGCGGCCGCCGATGAGCAAGGCCGAGTACGTCTACAGCGTGCTGCTCGACGAGATCCGCACCGCCCGGATCCCGGGCGGCACGGCGCTGCGGGCCGGGGAGGTGGCCCGCCGGCTGGGCGTGTCGGTCACCCCCGTGCGCGAGGCGCTGCGCAGGCTGGAGACGGACCGGCTGATCAGCTACGAGGCGCATCACGGCGCGACCGTCGTGGACCTGGGCGACGAGGCCCTGGCCGAGTACTACGGCCTGCGCGCGGTGGTCGAGGGCCTGGGCGCGCGCCTGGCTGCGGACCGGATCACCCCGGAGGAGCTGGCCGGGCTGCGCGAGCTGCACGCGTCGATGGCCGAGGACGCCGCGCACGGCAGGCACGACCGGCTCGGGGAGCAGAGCAGGCGGTTCCACCTGCGCATCGTGGACATCGGCGGCCCGGCCTTCCTGGGCGCGCACGCCAGGTCCGTGCGCAACAGCTTCCCGGTGCCCGCCGAGGCGTCGCTGTGGCTGGACGAGGCCCAGGTCAAGGCCCAGCTCGAAGCGCACGAGAGCATCCTGGCCGCGCTGGCGGCCGGCGACGCCGAGGCCGCCGAACGCGTCATGATCGACCACGTGCGCCGGGCCGGGGATTACCGGCAACAGCACTGA
- a CDS encoding HAD family hydrolase, whose product MTARPMPGVKGVLFDLDGTLLDHRSAADAAITAWMTARFPGHPRLEEVAALWAVLEGRYLAMWHAGECTHQEQRHHRLTSLCRELAVPVPGDLDSAYADFGERYRQGWSAYPDTAGAVAELGGFALGVLTNGAQPMQEAKVRAIGLADLVGPVLTGEVLGGHFKPSPASYTGAAAALGLAPEQVLLVGDDVDKDVTGPAATGMRSVWLDRLGVEPPPAGFPRITSLTELPRLLR is encoded by the coding sequence GTGACCGCCAGACCCATGCCGGGCGTCAAAGGTGTCCTGTTCGACCTGGACGGCACCCTGCTCGACCACCGCAGCGCCGCCGACGCCGCGATCACGGCCTGGATGACCGCGCGCTTCCCCGGCCACCCGCGCCTGGAGGAGGTGGCCGCGCTCTGGGCGGTCCTGGAGGGGCGCTACCTGGCGATGTGGCACGCGGGCGAGTGCACCCATCAGGAGCAGCGGCACCACCGCCTGACCTCGCTCTGCCGGGAGCTGGCCGTGCCGGTGCCCGGCGACCTCGACTCGGCCTACGCCGACTTCGGCGAGCGCTACCGGCAGGGCTGGAGCGCCTACCCGGACACGGCGGGGGCGGTGGCGGAGCTGGGCGGGTTCGCGCTCGGGGTGCTGACGAACGGGGCGCAGCCGATGCAGGAGGCGAAGGTCCGCGCGATCGGGCTGGCCGACCTGGTCGGGCCGGTGCTGACGGGCGAGGTGCTGGGCGGCCACTTCAAGCCGTCACCCGCCTCCTACACCGGCGCTGCCGCGGCGCTGGGGCTGGCGCCGGAGCAGGTGCTGCTGGTGGGCGACGACGTCGACAAGGACGTGACGGGGCCGGCGGCGACCGGGATGCGCTCGGTCTGGCTCGACCGGCTCGGGGTCGAGCCGCCACCCGCCGGCTTCCCGCGCATCACCTCACTGACCGAGCTCCCGCGGCTGCTCCGCTAG